From the Theobroma cacao cultivar B97-61/B2 chromosome 2, Criollo_cocoa_genome_V2, whole genome shotgun sequence genome, one window contains:
- the LOC108660981 gene encoding uncharacterized protein LOC108660981 isoform X1 — MGGECSSKNRVVTKKNLGFIDTVFSWSLDDIFNDNLYKDQVEKIPVSFQSTEHYLGSYVLPLLEETRAAIRSSMESIARAPYAEVTYLNEAKPHGTLSFDVNVDYWRNRFSDRVKEPYKTLPGDIFVIADAKPETESDLQRGGRTWTFALVTNITADEDEDNSSSTSFKVKAQEDIASKDEMQNSLFVIFLRNVTTGRRIWNALHMKGNLNIIKELLPTGSVVEESCSLCSSQNDGTVNDIFLTSLLSQMNESQRKAVLACLNKVQCNHRAHVELIWGPPGTGKTKTVSVLLFTLLRKKYRTLTCAPTNVAITEVASRVLKLVKEAKKTPSVPDDPFCSVGDILLFGSKERLKVGTELEEIFLDYRVKRLTECLGPLGWWHCFTSMITFLEDCVTQYHIFLENESIKEREHGRENENHEKECCSETDFEKAKHKSFLEYVRERFVSTANPLRRCVSILHTHVPKIYFLEHNIQEFETLFDLLDSFRTVLFREDVVSEEVEELFLLSTDVKLLRQNAETSLLLCSVRSQCLSVLKALRDSLQELKLPSARNKDSIIRFCFQTASLLFSTACGSHKLYKLEMKPLNVLVIDEAAQLKECESAIPLQLPGIAHSFLIGDEWQLPATVLSNVSDEAGFGRSLFQRLTTLGHSKHLLNIQYRMHPSISCFPNARFYSNQILDAPCVKHRSYEKHYLPWPMFGPYSFINVCGREEVVDAGYSHRNMVEVAVVQRLVRTLYKAWNGSREKLSVGIISPYAAQVVAIQEKLGGKYEKIDGFVVKMKTVDGFQGGEEDIIIISTVRSNSSGAIGFMSNPQRTNVALTRARHSLWILGNGGTLAQSESAWEALVHDAKARYCFFNADEDKELANTILDAMKDLNQLDDLLNGDSVLFKSARWKVLFSDYFRMSFGKLKSVQTKKSVLNLLLKLSSGWRPKKRNVDLICESSSMVLKQFKVEHLYIVCSIDVVKKHRYTQVLKAWDLLPLEDIGRLVKRLDGIFRMYTDDFISRCNEKYLEGDLEVPKTWTTSFDIVRYKALSQDERENTSNGSASDGRCYVENSKVSESLLLMKFYSLSSGVVNHLLADQDGRELELPFEVTDQERDIIQFQRSSFILGRSGTGKTTVLTMKLFKKEQLHHLATENLDEVDTNNSNEVCQANRIMGGIGGTEATVLRQLFVTVSPKLCYAVKHHVLQLKRFASGGDYSQESALEDVDDIDGAAQFKDIPDSFVDILPKAYPLVITLQKFLIMLDGTIGNSFFEKFNNAKELSMLNGEVENAPIFLRNFIRTREVNYEKFCSTYWPHFNDKLTKSLDSSRVFTEIMSHIKGGLRSGDSCDGRLNEEDYVKLSEGRVSILSGHERQMIYDIYQDYEKMKRENRDFDMADLVIDLHRRLQNERYEGDIMDFVYIDEVQDLTMRQIALFKHVCKNVSEGFVFCGDTAQTIARGIDFRFEDIRSLFYNEFVLESKCQADDGKKGKGQISKKFQLSQNFRTHDGVLRLAQSVIDLLYRFFPSFVDILSPETSLIYGEAPILLESENGDNAIATIFRNHGNVGGHMVGFGAEQVILVRDDPAKNEISKYVGKQALVLTIVECKGLEFQDVLLYNFFSSSPLKSQWRVVYAYMKEQGLLDASWSFPSFKPEKHNILCSELKQLYVAITRTRQRLWICENVEEFSKPVFNYWKKKCLVQVRKLDDSLAQAMQVASSPEEWKSRGHKLLRQGNYVMATMCFERAHDTYGERLAKAFGLRADADRLHGLNPEMSSTARRQAAEIFDSIGKAEHAADCFYMLEEYEKAGQIYLEKCGESALSRAVECFLLAGCYKAAAEVYARGNYFSKCLSVCTEGKLFDMGLQYIQYWKQHVNVDDKIVTRNEDIEELKQKFLESCAHHYHEVNDKRTMMNYVRAFDSMSSRRTFLQSLECFDELLYLEEESGNFLEAANIAKLRGELLLGADLLGKGAQFEEAAILILWFVFANSLWLAGSTGWPLKQFTEKEKLLTKAKSFAKKLSNQFYGLVCSEADILLNKPSNLFLMKQYLSASQRHKSTRGEVLTARMILDHHLQLNNSKYEWVDELVFDLASYSEEQISGNQVTTETLVYFWNFWKDKIMQIFEYLDHAEIQDISDYRRYEEFCLNYFGVWRHFNNRHTVYLVLNSDAEWLRKLDYKYVCSNQKQVSMSCHQFVSAARSYWCSELLSVGQQVLTKLEKFYNFPQKNFPSSFYQSRSLTHIYEVASFLLNCKFLNNQRVDKALMKFVQLSTENFFGYIFPLDWRESLRENMISLRGTEISKNLLEEVIFGKIRSKNGLSYGETGMVALIILGSDQLNNELYGKILEGLKWNTEWKNFIGSLKEDRGSTPVSATGPINKFLGGNRSSESTTGSSSAGHIEESGNENQIIFKFHEALQVTYKANWRRISDYISPVCFLYLVERYLVLLSYFKGYFFTTKATFVEWLIYQDGIPSSASSFVAVKQQSLEDILKFVIEMIQQLLYCKQETVDWIRKFHTNVKGNHSLVVLRLVVIMCLLHLNFHKCPNLRKCLNLLFDLLGQQHVTELLPWDFCDALWRWRRHNSLNIDINVLGQAFKKIRNPLTIVSMGGNCPNFACQDVIFVDMKVNPCKEEILGVLFPKAASLCGEVLPPASYDDGKSSKVVPNLSSGCLPDQDLNAQNQNNSDMLSSKVVPSLSSGCLPDQDLNAQNQNDSDTLINHVKFWEIVEAFKALGDIRDQWTIMLNASKMRGYLGKCIFLLNAAAEGCLQKKPAGSEDDDFSREAISMLDEMKQLHTQLEPSELKLEGSISIIGALCEELHSRRSSLEPLLQQLFLQQDENLISDESGGQCDEEEIGSKAEECSEGKKPASEATVTGRSQGKNKSKKNKKNRGRKLK, encoded by the exons ATGGGTGGTGAATGTTCAAGTAAGAATAGAGTAGTGACTAAAAAGAATCTGGGTTTTATTGATACTGTGTTTTCATGGTCTCTTGACGACATATTCAATGATAACCTCTACAAGGATCAG GTGGAAAAAATTCCAGTTTCATTTCAAAGCACGGAACATTATCTTGGGTCATATGTTTTGCCATTGTTGGAAGAGACGCGAGCAGCAATACGTTCATCTATGGAAAGTATAGCTAGAGCGCCTTATGCTGAAGTGACATATCTTAACGAGGCAAAGCCACATGGCACATTATCGTTTGATGTAAATGTTGATTACTGGAGAAACAGGTTCAGTGATCGTGTGAAGGAACCATACAAAACATTGCCCGGAGATATTTTCGTCATAGCAGATGCTAAACCTGAAACTGAGTCTGATTTACAAAGGGGAGGAAGAACCTGGACATTTGCTTTAGTCACTAATATTACAGCGGACGAGGATGAGGATAATAGCTCATCTACTTCCTTCAAAGTGAAGGCACAGGAAGACATTGCATCCAAAGATGAGATGCAGAACTCGCTATTTGTAATTTTCCTGAGGAATGTAACCACAGGGAGACGAATATGGAATGCATTGCACATGAAGGGAAACCTAAACATTATCAAAGAACTTTTGCCCACTGGTTCTGTG GTAGAAGAAAGCTGCAGTCTTTGTTCCTCACAGAATGATGGAACCGTGAATGACATTTTTCTGACAAGTTTGCTGTCTCAAATGAACGAATCTCAAAGGAAGGCAGTTTTGGCTTGTCTTAACAAAGTGCAGTGCAACCACAGGGCTCATGTGGAACTTATTTGGGGCCCACCGGGAACTGGGAAAACTAAAACTGTTAGTGTGCTGCTGTTTACTCTGTTGAGAAAGAAATATAGGACACTAACTTGCGCCCCGACAAATGTTGCCATTACAGAAGTAGCTTCACGTGTCCTAAAGCTGGTAAAAGAAGCTAAGAAAACACCCTCTGTTCCAGATGATCCATTTTGTTCCGTGGGAGACATCCTCTTATTCGGCAGTAAAGAGAGACTTAAGGTTGGTACCGAGCTTGAAGAAATATTTCTGGATTATCGTGTAAAAAGGCTTACAGAGTGCTTAGGCCCGCTGGGTTGGTGGCACTGTTTTACTTCAATGATAACTTTTCTTGAAGATTGTGTCACTCAGTACCATATTTTCTTGGAAAATGAATCAATCAAAGAGAGGGAACATGGTCGTGAAAATGAAAACCATGAGAAAGAGTGTTGCAGTGAAACTGATTTTGAGAAGGCGAAACACAAATCATTTCTTGAATATGTAAGAGAAAGATTTGTCTCTACAGCAAACCCCCTGAGAAGATGTGTCTCGATTTTACACACCCATGTACCCAAAATCTACTTTCTGGAACATAATATCCAAGAATTCGAAACTctttttgacttgcttgaTTCTTTTAGAACTGTGCTGTTTCGTGAGGATGTAGTTTCTGAAGAAGTGGAGGAGCTCTTTTTACTTTCGACAGATGTTAAATTGCTTCGCCAAAATGCCGAAACATCACTCTTGCTGTGCTCGGTAAGAAGCCAGTGTCTTTCTGTTTTGAAAGCCCTCCGTGATTCTCTTCAGGAACTCAAACTACCAAGTGCCAGGAACAAGGATTCGATAATACGATTCTGTTTTCAAACAGCGTCCTTACTCTTTTCCACTGCATGCGGTTCACATAAACTCTATAAACTTGAAATGAAACCACTGAATGTGTTAGTGATTGATGAAGCAGCACAGTTAAAAGAATGTGAATCAGCCATACCCTTGCAACTGCCCGGTATAGCACATTCCTTTCTTATTGGTGATGAATGGCAATTGCCTGCTACAGTTCTAAGCAAT GTTTCTGATGAAGCTGGCTTTGGAAGAAGTTTATTTCAAAGGCTAACGACATTGGGTCACTCAAAGCACCTTTTGAATATTCAGTACAGAATGCATCCGTCAATCAGTTGCTTTCCAAATGCAAGGTTCTATTCTAACCAGATCTTGGATGCACCGTGTGTTAAGCATAGGAGTTATGAGAAGCATTATCTTCCATGGCCTATGTTTGGTCCTTATTCCTTCATAAATGTCTGCGGAAGAGAAGAAGTTGTTGATGCTGGATATAGCCATAGAAATATGGTTGAGGTAGCTGTTGTGCAGAGGTTGGTGCGAACTCTGTACAAAG CATGGAATGGCTCAAGAGAGAAGCTCAGTGTTGGTATAATCTCTCCCTATGCTGCTCAGGTTGTTGCAATTCAGGAGAAACTTGGTGGGAAGtatgagaaaattgatggCTTTGTAGTGAAGATGAAGACAGTTGATGGGTTCCAGGGTGGTGAGGAagatattataataatatcaaCTGTGAGATCAAATAGTTCAGGTGCAATTGGGTTCATGTCAAATCCTCAAAGAACAAATGTTGCTCTTACAAGGGCTAG GCACAGCCTCTGGATTTTGGGGAATGGAGGAACGCTGGCACAAAGTGAATCTGCTTGGGAGGCTTTAGTTCATGATGCAAAGGCACgatattgtttttttaatgCTGATGAAGACAAGGAATTGGCAAACACCATTCTAGATGCCATGAAAGATTTAAATCAACTTGATGACTTGCTTAATGGCGACAGTGTTCTTTTCAAAAGTGCTAGGTGGAAG GTTCTTTTCAGTGATTACTTTAGAATGTCATTTGGGAAGCTGAAATCTGTCCAGACCAAGAAATCAGTTTTAAACCTTCTACTAAAACTTTCCAGCGGCTGGCGACCTAAGAAGAGAAATGTGGATTTAATTTGTGAAAGCTCTTCTATGGTCTTGAAACAATTCAAGGTTGAACATCTTTATATAGTCTGCTCAATTGATGTAGTGAAGAAGCATAGGTACACTCAGGTATTGAAGGCTTGGGATCTTTTGCCGTTAGAGGATATTGGGAGACTGGTTAAGCGCCTCGATGGCATCTTCAGAATGTATACTGATGATTTTATCAGTCGTTGCAATGAGAAATATCTGGAGGG GGATTTGGAAGTTCCCAAAACTTGGACAACCTCATTTGATATTGTCAGGTATAAGGCACTAAGCCAAGATGAAAGAGAGAACACTTCAAATGGCAGTGCTTCAGATGGTAGATGTTATGTAGAGAACTCAAAAGTGAGTGAGAGCTTGCTGTTGATGAAATTCTACTCTTTATCATCGGGTGTTGTGAACCACCTTCTTGCTGATCAGGATGGGAGAGAACTAGAACTCCCATTTGAGGTGACAGACCAGGAACGcgatataattcaattccaaaGAAGCAGTTTTATACTAGGAAGGTCAGGCACTGGGAAGACTACTGTCTTAACCATGAAGTTGTTTAAGAAAGAACAATTACACCATTTAGCAACTGAAAATTTGGATGAAGTTGACACAAATAACTCTAATGAAGTCTGTCAGGCAAACAGAATCATGGGTGGTATTGGAGGGACTGAAGCGACTGTATTGCGCCAGCTTTTTGTAACAGTCAGTCCCAAACTTTGTTATGCTGTGAAACATCATGTTCTTCAATTGAAAAG GTTTGCCAGCGGGGGAGATTATTCTCAAGAGAGTGCCTTGGAAGATGTGGACGATATTGATGGTGCAGCACAATTCAAGGATATTCCGGATTCATTTGTTGATATTCTTCCTAAGGCATACCCTCTTGTTATAACTTTACAAAAGTTTCTGATAATGCTTGATGGAACAATCGGTAACTCTTTCTTTGAGAAATTTAATAACGCTAAGGAGCTATCAATGTTAAATGGGGAAGTTGAGAATGCACCAATTTTCTTACGAAACTTTATAAGAACAAGGGAGGTCAATTATGAAAAGTTTTGTTCAACTTATTGGCCCCATTTTAATGATAAGCTGACAAAAAGCCTTGACTCATCCAGAGTCTTCACAGAGATAATGTCTCATATAAAAGGTGGCTTGAGGTCAGGGGATTCTTGTGATGGTAGACTCAATGAGGAGGATTATGTAAAACTATCTGAGGGTAGAGTGTCTATCTTAAGTGGACATGAGAGACAGATGATATATGATATTTATCAAGATTacgaaaaaatgaaaagagaaaacagaGATTTTGATATGGCTGATCTTGTGATTGATCTTCATCGTCGACTTCAAAATGAAAGGTATGAGGGTGACATAATGGattttgtttatattgatGAGGTGCAAGATCTTACAATGAGGCAAATTGCTCTTTTCAAACATGTTTGCAAAAATGTAAGCGAAGGCTTTGTTTTTTGTGGGGATACAGCACAAACTATTGCCAGGGGTATTGATTTTAGGTTTGAAGATATACGATCCCTTTTCTACAATGAGTTTGTTTTGGAATCAAAATGTCAAGCAGATGATGGGAAAAAAGGGAAAGGtcaaatatctaaaaaatttcAGTTGAGCCAGAATTTTCGTACACATGATGGTGTCCTAAGGTTAGCGCAGAGTGTCATCGACCTTCTTTACCgtttctttccttcatttgTTGATATATTATCCCCCGAAACTAGTCTTATATATGGAGAAGCCCCAATTTTGCTTGAATCTGAGAATGGAGACAATGCTATTGCAACAATATTCAGGAACCATGGTAATGTTGGGGGACATATGGTTGGATTTGGAGCAGAGCAGGTCATATTAGTACGAGATGATCCTGCTAAGAATGAAATTTCAAAGTATGTTGGCAAGCAAGCACTTGTTCTGACTATAGTGGAATGCAAAGGTTTAGAGTTTCAG GATGTATTATTATACAACTTTTTTAGTTCATCACCTTTAAAGAGTCAGTGGAGAGTTGTATATGCATACATGAAGGAGCAAGGCTTGCTTGATGCCAGTTGGTCATTTCCAAGTTTCAAACCGGAAAAACACAACATTTTGTGCTCCGAATTGAAGCAGTTATATGTTGCTATCACTCGCACAAGGCAAAGACTGTGGATTTGTGAAAATGTAGAAGAGTTTTCCAAGCCTGTGTTCAACTACTGGAAGAAGAAGTGCCTTGTTCAAGTTAGGAAGCTGGATGATTCACTTGCACAAGCAATGCAAGTTGCAAGCAGTCCAGAAGAGTGGAAGTCACGTGGTCATAAG CTGTTGCGGCAAGGTAACTATGTGATGGCAACAATGTGCTTCGAAAGAGCACATGATACATATGGGGAAAGACTGGCCAAGGCTTTTGGACTTAGGGCAGATGCTGACCGCTTGCATGGTTTAAATCCTGAAATGTCTTCTACTGCCAGGAGGCAGGCTGCTGAAATTTTTGATTCCATCGGCAAGGCTGAGCATGCTGCAGATTGCTTTTACATGTTAGAGGAGTATGAAAAAGCAG GTCAAATATATTTGGAAAAATGTGGGGAATCTGCTCTATCAAGAGCTGTAGAATGTTTTCTTCTTGCTGGATGTTACAAGGCTGCAGCAGAAGTGTATGCAAGAGGCAACTATTTCTCAAAATGCTTGTCTGTTTGTACCGAAGGGAAACTCTTTGACATGGGCCTGCAGTACATTCAGTACTGGAAACAGCATGTAAATGTGGATGACAAAATAGTTACTAGAAATGAGGATATAGAAGAGCTGAAACAAAAGTTTTTGGAGAGCTGTGCACATCACTATCATGAGGTTAATGACAAGAGAACAATGATGAATTATGTCAGAGCTTTTGATTCAATGAGTTCAAGACGAACATTCTTGCAGTCGTTAGAGTGTTTTGATGAGCTTCTGTATCTGGAAGAAGAATCAGGGAACTTCCTGGAGGCAGCAAACATTGCAAAGTTGAGAGGTGAACTTCTACTTGGGGCTGATCTGCTTGGGAAGGGTGCACAATTTGAGGAGGCCGCAATTCTTATTCTCTGGTTTGTGTTTGCGAACTCTCTTTGGTTAGCTGGGAGCACAGGATGGCCATTAAAGCAGTTCACAGAGAAAGAGAAGCTTCTAACAAAAGCCAAGTCATTTGCAAAGAAGTTGTCAAACCAATTTTATGGGCTTGTTTGTTCAGAGGCTGACATTTTACTGAATAAGCCAAGCAACTTATTCTTGATGAAACAATATTTAAGTGCTTCTCAGAGGCACAAGAGTACCCGAGGTGAAGTATTAACTGCTCGAATGATTCTAGATCATCATCTTCAATTAAATAACTCAAAATATGAATGGGTAGATGAATTGGTCTTTGATCTAGCAAGCTACTCAGAAGAGCAAATTTCTGGCAACCAGGTTACCACCGAGACACTGGTCTACTTTTGGAATTTCTGGAAGGATAAAATTATGCAGATATTTGAGTATCTTGATCATGCTGAAATCCAAGATATTAGTGATTACAGAAGATATGAAGAATTCTGCTTGAATTATTTTGGTGTGTGGAGACATTTTAATAATCGACATACTGTCTATCTTGTGCTGAATTCCGATGCTGAATGGCTGAGAAAACTGGATTACAAATATGTTTGCAGTAACCAGAAGCAGGTTTCTATGTCTTGCCATCAATTTGTCTCAGCTGCAAGGAGTTATTGGTGTTCAGAACTGCTCTCTGTTGGCCAGCAAGTTTTGACAAAGCTTGAGAAATTCTATAATTTCccacaaaaaaattttccgTCATCCTTCTATCAAAGCAGGTCTCTTACTCATATCTACGAGGTCGCAAGTTTTCTCTTGAATTGCAAGTTTCTGAACAATCAGCGTGTGGACAAGGCTCTGATGAAATTTGTTCAACTTTCAACAGAGAACTTCTTTGGCTATATATTTCCTCTTGATTGGCGAGAATCACTGAGGGAGAACATGATCTCTCTGAGGGGAACTGAAATCTCAAAGAATTTACTTGAAGAGGTTATATTTGGAAAAATCAGGTCAAAGAATGGGTTGTCTTATGGGGAAACTGGAATGGTGGCATTGATAATTCTTGGGTCTGATCAGCTAAACAATGAACTATATGGGAAGATTCTTGAAGGCTTAAAATGGAATACAGAATGGAAGAACTTCATTGGGAGTCTCAAAGAGGATAGAGGTTCTACTCCAGTTTCTGCAACTGGCCCTATCAATAAATTTCTCGGGGGGAATAGAAGCTCAGAATCGACAACTGGATCTTCTTCTGCTGGTCATATTGAGGAAAGTGGGAATGagaatcaaattattttcaagttcCATGAAGCTTTACAAGTTACGTATAAAGCTAACTGGAGGCGCATATCTGATTACATTTCACCAGTTTGTTTCTTGTATCTTGTTGAGCGCTATCTGGTCTTGTTATCCTACTTCAAAGGATACTTTTTCACTACCAAGGCTACTTTTGTCGAATGGCTTATCTACCAGGATGGGATACCCAGCTCAGCTTCCAGTTTTGTGGCTGTTAAGCAGCAATCTTTGGAAGATATTCTTAAATTTGTAATTGAAATGATCCAGCAGTTACTCTATTGTAAGCAAGAGACAGTAGATTGGATCAGAAAATTTCATACAAATGTGAAGGGGAACCATTCACTGGTGGTTTTGAGATTGGTTGTCATAATGTGTTTGCTTCATTTGAACTTTCATAAGTGTCCCAATTTACGTAAGTGTCTCAATTTGCTTTTTGACTTGCTGGGTCAACAGCATGTTACAGAACTACTGCCGTGGGATTTCTGTGATGCTCTTTGGAGATGGCGGAGACATAATTCTCTGAATATTGATATAAATGTGCTTGGTCAAGCATTCAAAAAGATCAGAAACCCTCTCACAATTGTGAGCATGGGGGGAAACTGTCCAAATTTTGCATGCCAGGATGTTATATTTGTTGATATGAAGGTGAATCCATGCAAGGAGGAAATATTAGGAGTCTTGTTCCCTAAAGCTGCTAGTTTGTGTGGTGAAGTACTTCCTCCGGCCAGTTACGATGATGGGAAGAGCTCAAAGGTTGTTCCAAATTTAAGCTCTGGTTGTCTGCCAGATCAAGACTTGAATGCACAGAATCAAAATAACAGTGACATGCTGAGCTCAAAGGTTGTTCCAAGTTTAAGCTCTGGTTGTCTGCCAGATCAAGACTTGAATGCACAGAATCAAAATGATAGTGACACGCTGATTAACCATGTCAAGTTTTGGGAAATTGTTGAAGCATTTAAGGCACTGGGTGACATCAGAGATCAATGGACCATTATGTTAAATGCTTCAAAAATGAGG GGGTACCTAGGAAAATGTATTTTCCTCCTAAATGCTGCAGCAGAAGGATGTTTGCAGAAGAAACCTGCGGGTAGTGAAGACGACGACTTCTCAAGGGAGGCAATCAGCATGCTAGATGAAATGAAGCAACTCCATACTCAACTGGAACCGAG TGAGCTGAAACTTGAAGGTAGCATTTCAATAATTGGAGCCCTTTGCGAGGAGCTACATTCAAGAAGGTCTTCACTGGAGCCTCTTCTGCAGCAGCTATTCTTGCAGCAAGATGAAAATCTTATATCTGATGAATCTGGTGGTCAATGTGATGAGGAAGAGATTGGCAGTAAGGCCGAGGAATGTAGCGAGGGTAAGAAGCCAGCTTCAGAAGCTACTGTGACTGGCAGATCCCAAGGGAAGAATAAAtccaagaaaaacaagaagaatCGTGGCCGAAAACTTAAGTAG